The following proteins are encoded in a genomic region of Paenibacillus sp. FSL H3-0469:
- the aldA gene encoding aldehyde dehydrogenase: MIKHLMYINGQFTESEGKEWMEVTNPATDEVISQVPKATRNDVIRAIDAAEQAQAEWEETPAVERGKYLHAIADGIRAEADSIARLISEEVGKTLELSTVEVHFTADYLDYMAEWARRYEGEIVQSDRDNEHIFVFKRAIGVTTGILPWNFPFFLIARKMAPALITGNTIVVKPSAESPNNAMAFSRIVDQAGLPKGVFNLVTGRGAEVGNELSSNAKIGMVSLTGSVPAGQKVMEAAAENIIKVSLELGGKAPAIVMKDADLELAVQAIVASRVINTGQVCNCAERVYVHEDIKEEFTARLVEAMKAVKYGDPLKDKDIQMGPLINKAAQESVQQKVDRAVEEGAKIALGGRKVEGTGSFFEPTVITDATNEMEIVQDEIFGPVIPVISFSTLDEAIALANDSEFGLTSSLYTQNLNVAMKVIKRLKYGETYINRENFEAMQGFHAGWRKSGIGGADGKHGLNEYLQTHVVYLQYDKSVN, translated from the coding sequence GTGATCAAGCATTTGATGTATATCAACGGCCAATTTACGGAATCCGAAGGCAAAGAGTGGATGGAAGTGACCAATCCGGCAACCGATGAAGTCATCTCACAGGTTCCCAAGGCAACCAGGAATGATGTTATACGCGCCATTGATGCAGCGGAGCAGGCCCAAGCCGAGTGGGAGGAGACTCCTGCGGTAGAGCGCGGCAAGTATTTGCATGCGATTGCTGACGGCATCCGGGCAGAAGCGGACAGCATCGCCAGGCTGATCTCGGAGGAAGTTGGCAAGACACTGGAATTATCGACCGTAGAGGTTCATTTTACTGCGGATTATTTGGATTATATGGCGGAATGGGCGCGGCGTTATGAGGGAGAGATCGTGCAGAGCGACCGTGATAATGAGCATATTTTTGTATTCAAAAGAGCAATTGGCGTCACCACGGGCATTCTGCCCTGGAACTTCCCGTTCTTCCTGATTGCCAGAAAAATGGCCCCGGCACTTATCACCGGCAACACGATTGTCGTCAAGCCCAGCGCGGAATCTCCGAACAATGCCATGGCGTTCAGCCGGATTGTGGATCAGGCCGGATTGCCTAAGGGGGTATTTAACCTGGTCACAGGCAGAGGTGCGGAAGTGGGCAACGAGCTGTCCAGTAATGCCAAGATAGGCATGGTTAGTCTTACAGGCAGCGTACCTGCAGGGCAGAAGGTCATGGAGGCAGCGGCTGAGAATATCATCAAGGTCAGTCTGGAGCTGGGCGGCAAAGCGCCGGCCATCGTGATGAAGGATGCCGATCTGGAACTGGCGGTGCAGGCGATTGTCGCTTCCCGGGTCATCAATACAGGCCAGGTCTGTAACTGTGCGGAGCGTGTCTATGTGCATGAGGATATTAAGGAAGAGTTCACCGCGCGGCTGGTTGAAGCGATGAAGGCTGTGAAGTACGGAGACCCGCTCAAGGACAAGGACATTCAGATGGGCCCGCTCATCAACAAGGCGGCGCAGGAATCGGTACAGCAGAAGGTGGACCGGGCCGTTGAGGAAGGAGCCAAGATCGCTCTTGGCGGTAGAAAAGTTGAAGGAACCGGCAGTTTCTTCGAGCCGACAGTGATCACAGACGCTACGAATGAGATGGAGATTGTGCAGGATGAAATTTTTGGTCCGGTCATCCCCGTCATTTCATTCTCTACCCTGGACGAGGCGATAGCCCTCGCCAATGACAGTGAATTCGGCTTAACCTCATCGCTGTATACTCAGAATCTGAACGTCGCCATGAAAGTCATCAAGCGGCTGAAATACGGGGAGACGTACATCAATCGCGAGAATTTCGAGGCGATGCAGGGCTTCCATGCAGGCTGGAGAAAATCCGGCATCGGCGGCGCTGATGGTAAGCACGGCTTGAACGAATACCTCCAGACCCATGTCGTCTACTTGCAGTACGACAAATCGGTTAACTGA